A DNA window from Pseudobutyrivibrio xylanivorans contains the following coding sequences:
- a CDS encoding GDSL-type esterase/lipase family protein has protein sequence MRKLILFGDSNTYGYDPRDFLVGRYAEDERWATIVHHILVDRFDVIEEGMNGRQLPSVEYGYFTNLLTDLSEGDVFVMMLGTNDILLTYNPNIELAVTKLDRILSYVKENCKAQFILIAPPYIKVMEPEMQRYHDCCIEMNQRFLELAKQYDITTFDASEWNIEMGSDGVHFSIEGHKRFAECFIKSLEKIL, from the coding sequence ATGAGAAAACTAATACTATTTGGAGATTCAAATACATACGGTTATGATCCAAGAGATTTCCTTGTTGGTAGATATGCTGAAGATGAACGCTGGGCCACAATAGTTCACCATATCTTAGTAGACCGCTTTGATGTCATCGAGGAAGGAATGAACGGTCGTCAGCTTCCATCCGTGGAATATGGCTACTTCACCAACCTTCTTACTGACCTTTCTGAGGGTGATGTCTTTGTCATGATGCTTGGAACCAATGACATCTTGCTAACTTACAATCCCAATATAGAGCTAGCTGTGACAAAGCTTGATAGAATCCTAAGCTATGTCAAAGAAAACTGTAAAGCTCAGTTCATCCTAATAGCTCCACCTTACATCAAAGTAATGGAACCAGAAATGCAGCGTTATCACGATTGCTGCATCGAGATGAACCAGCGCTTCCTCGAACTAGCAAAACAATATGACATCACCACCTTCGATGCTAGTGAATGGAATATTGAAATGGGTTCTGATGGAGTTCATTTTTCTATTGAGGGACATAAAAGATTTGCTGAATGCTTTATAAAAAGCCTAGAAAAAATCTTATAA
- a CDS encoding GNAT family N-acetyltransferase, with amino-acid sequence MIIRTATIDDLAAISAIEAECFPPTEAATENEFRDRLEHYANHFWLMFDDDKLIAFVDGFCTDEPDLTDEMYAKADMHSEEGAWQMIFGVNTLPDYRNQGFAGELIKQAISDARAQGRKGLLLTCKDKLIHYYSKFGFINEGISESVHGNVTWYQMRLTL; translated from the coding sequence ATGATAATTAGAACCGCAACTATAGATGACCTTGCAGCCATTTCTGCAATTGAAGCCGAATGTTTTCCACCGACAGAAGCAGCTACTGAGAATGAATTCAGAGATAGACTCGAGCATTATGCCAATCACTTCTGGCTTATGTTTGATGATGACAAGCTTATAGCTTTCGTAGATGGCTTTTGCACTGATGAGCCTGACCTTACCGATGAAATGTATGCTAAAGCTGATATGCATAGTGAAGAAGGTGCATGGCAAATGATTTTTGGCGTAAATACGCTCCCTGACTATAGAAACCAAGGCTTCGCTGGAGAGCTTATTAAACAAGCCATTTCAGATGCTAGAGCTCAAGGTCGTAAAGGTCTTCTCCTTACTTGCAAGGATAAACTTATTCATTACTATTCTAAGTTTGGATTTATAAATGAAGGCATAAGTGAATCGGTTCACGGTAATGTTACCTGGTATCAAATGAGATTAACACTATGA
- a CDS encoding alpha/beta hydrolase — translation MTKEIFQIQTRNCIAFWDKTPEVVLVQPVDSHDYELLDSETKYIAEHTDNPFMLVAFSVNDWNKDLSPWPAPPVFGKEGFGDGANDTLSFAIKELIPTVKTKYDIPQDTPIILGGYSLAGLFALWSAYQTNAFTAIAAASPSVWFPSFLEYAKSKDIFANHVYLSLGDREERAKNPIMSTVGKCIRELSDYYQSNELDSTLEWNEGNHFKEADTRTAKGFSWCIERIKNDN, via the coding sequence ATGACTAAAGAGATTTTTCAAATACAAACCAGAAACTGCATAGCATTTTGGGATAAAACCCCAGAGGTTGTACTTGTTCAGCCAGTAGACTCCCATGATTACGAGTTGCTAGACTCTGAAACCAAATATATAGCAGAACATACAGATAATCCTTTTATGCTTGTTGCCTTTAGCGTCAATGACTGGAACAAAGATTTATCCCCTTGGCCTGCACCACCTGTGTTTGGAAAAGAAGGTTTTGGAGACGGGGCTAATGATACACTTTCCTTTGCGATAAAAGAGCTCATTCCTACAGTGAAGACAAAATATGATATACCACAAGATACCCCAATCATTTTGGGTGGCTATTCTCTTGCTGGATTATTTGCTCTTTGGAGTGCCTACCAAACAAATGCTTTTACAGCAATAGCTGCGGCCTCTCCTTCAGTATGGTTCCCTAGTTTTCTTGAGTATGCTAAGAGCAAAGATATTTTTGCTAACCATGTATATCTAAGTCTAGGTGACAGGGAAGAAAGAGCTAAAAACCCTATTATGTCTACTGTAGGTAAATGTATTAGAGAGCTCAGTGATTATTATCAATCAAATGAATTAGATTCTACCCTAGAGTGGAATGAAGGTAATCACTTTAAAGAGGCTGATACCCGTACCGCAAAAGGATTTTCCTGGTGTATTGAAAGGATTAAAAATGATAATTAG
- a CDS encoding DNA/RNA non-specific endonuclease — MRKRLLFCLAACTILIGGYIFYGTSDAGNEEKIIQIEETKEVPTTGTTVAGTESTTFSIDQVGAYSGNPYIAINNNVPYFADSEMTRTDAFETYSNLDSLGRCGVAYANICNELMPTEERGEIGSIKPSGWHTANYHEYIDGTYLYNRCHLIGYQLSGENSNEKNLITGTRYLNVQGMLPFENEVADYVESTGNHVLYRVTPIFEGNNLVASGVLMEAYSVEDQGKGVMFNVYCYNVQPGIIIDYATGNSELSSDATLANEQVSTETTSNNGVEMNYVLNTNTKKFHNPNCKSVVDIKDKNKQTFQGSREELIDQGYDPCGRCHP; from the coding sequence ATGAGAAAGAGATTATTATTTTGCCTTGCAGCATGCACCATATTAATAGGTGGCTACATTTTTTATGGTACAAGCGATGCAGGCAATGAAGAAAAGATAATACAAATAGAGGAGACAAAAGAGGTACCTACAACAGGAACGACTGTTGCGGGCACAGAATCAACGACGTTTTCTATTGATCAAGTTGGAGCCTATTCTGGAAATCCATATATAGCAATCAATAACAATGTGCCATATTTCGCTGATTCCGAGATGACTAGAACAGATGCCTTTGAAACGTACAGTAATCTAGATTCATTAGGAAGATGTGGCGTAGCCTATGCCAACATATGCAATGAATTAATGCCTACAGAAGAGCGGGGCGAGATTGGTAGTATAAAGCCAAGTGGATGGCATACAGCAAATTATCATGAGTATATCGATGGAACTTACCTATATAATAGATGTCATCTCATTGGATATCAGCTCAGCGGTGAAAATTCTAATGAAAAGAATCTTATTACAGGCACAAGATATTTAAATGTACAGGGAATGCTTCCCTTTGAAAATGAAGTTGCTGACTATGTGGAAAGTACAGGTAATCATGTACTTTATAGAGTTACACCTATATTTGAAGGCAATAATTTAGTAGCCTCAGGTGTACTAATGGAAGCATACTCTGTTGAAGACCAAGGAAAAGGTGTGATGTTTAATGTCTATTGCTACAATGTGCAGCCTGGTATCATAATTGACTATGCTACCGGTAACAGTGAGTTATCATCTGATGCTACTCTAGCGAATGAACAAGTTTCTACTGAGACAACAAGCAACAATGGCGTAGAAATGAATTATGTGCTTAACACAAATACAAAGAAGTTTCATAATCCTAATTGTAAATCCGTAGTTGATATAAAGGATAAAAATAAGCAGACATTTCAAGGTTCAAGGGAAGAATTGATTGATCAAGGCTATGATCCTTGCGGTAGATGTCATCCATAA
- a CDS encoding AAA family ATPase, with amino-acid sequence MVYLKNFYFTSGLAEDMFLNSIRRTCYDSFYPFQILPQKGIDEIGFKDITILYGGNGSGKSTMLNIIAEKIGADRMAPYNRSNFYEDYLEHCDLDYANAQMEEKLIITSDDIFDYMLDIRRLNEGIDNKREERFEEYMDYKYSSYQLKSIDDIEELRKHNAAKSKTQSQYIRKTLIDNVREYSNGESAFRYFTRKIKENGIYILDEPENSLSPEMQLELVNFLEQSVRGFRCQFIIATHSPFILSIRDALVYDLDKNPAGPNDWHLLKNVQEYYKFFMDRREEFEAIGEQL; translated from the coding sequence ATGGTTTATTTGAAAAATTTCTATTTTACATCGGGACTGGCAGAGGATATGTTCCTAAATTCTATACGAAGAACTTGTTATGACAGTTTTTATCCATTTCAGATACTACCACAAAAGGGAATTGATGAAATAGGCTTCAAGGATATTACAATTCTATATGGTGGCAATGGTTCGGGAAAGAGTACCATGCTCAATATAATAGCTGAGAAGATTGGTGCTGATAGAATGGCTCCGTATAATCGATCCAACTTTTACGAAGATTATCTTGAACATTGTGACTTAGATTATGCAAATGCTCAAATGGAGGAAAAGCTAATCATTACATCTGATGATATTTTTGACTATATGTTGGATATCCGCAGATTAAATGAGGGTATAGATAATAAGCGCGAAGAAAGATTTGAAGAGTACATGGATTACAAGTATAGTTCATATCAGCTTAAATCTATCGATGATATTGAGGAGTTGAGAAAACACAATGCAGCTAAATCAAAGACTCAGTCTCAATATATAAGAAAAACGTTAATAGACAATGTCAGAGAGTATTCAAATGGAGAATCAGCTTTTAGATACTTTACTAGAAAGATAAAAGAGAATGGTATTTATATTCTAGATGAGCCAGAGAACAGCTTATCTCCAGAAATGCAGTTGGAACTGGTAAATTTCTTAGAGCAGTCAGTTAGAGGATTTCGATGTCAGTTTATTATTGCAACACACTCACCATTTATACTGTCTATACGAGATGCTTTAGTTTATGACTTGGATAAGAATCCAGCTGGGCCAAATGACTGGCATCTACTAAAAAATGTACAAGAATACTATAAATTCTTTATGGATAGAAGAGAAGAGTTTGAAGCTATAGGAGAACAGCTGTAA
- a CDS encoding helix-turn-helix domain-containing protein, which yields MHLKKSLYHTLKDVSLALDEKRVIIFKTMPDTVSELFSDYKYIVGEYLHFITPMRDMANMFYIFESKFPEGKIDDFIETVGALSRNNFNFNKAAQELFIHKNTLIM from the coding sequence GTGCATCTTAAAAAGAGTCTTTATCATACTCTAAAAGATGTTTCTTTAGCTCTTGATGAAAAGAGAGTAATCATCTTTAAAACTATGCCTGACACAGTTAGCGAATTGTTCTCTGATTACAAATACATAGTTGGAGAGTATTTGCATTTCATTACTCCAATGCGAGATATGGCCAACATGTTTTATATCTTTGAAAGCAAATTCCCAGAAGGAAAAATAGATGATTTTATAGAGACCGTTGGAGCTTTAAGCAGAAACAACTTCAACTTTAATAAAGCAGCTCAAGAGTTATTCATACATAAGAATACATTAATAATGTGA
- a CDS encoding glycerate kinase type-2 family protein, with the protein MNQKLKNDIDYIVENTIKEVLPDEAVTRALNNFSYGKGKVILVAAGKAAWQMAAAAKKVLKRLDGGIVITKYDHVKGNIEGIQCFETGHPVPDQNSFDATKKAIELVEGLTEDDTVIFLLSGGGSALFELPLISGEELQDITKQLLASGADIVEINTIRKRLSKVKGGRFALACAPAKVFSIVLSDIVGDPLDMIASGPAYPDFSTCDEAKEIVRKYNIKLSKDAEELLDKETPKELKNVETHITGSVRELCRAAASNSGKLGYKPIILTDELCCEAREAGSFLASIAKTKAKDNERLAIIAGGETVVHLTGTGKGGRNQELALSAAIGIAGNIGMAVASVGSDGTDGPTDAAGGYVDNETYQELLSKGINIHDVLKDNDAYNALKAVDGLIITGATGTNVNDVAIALIDI; encoded by the coding sequence ATGAATCAGAAATTAAAGAATGATATTGATTATATTGTTGAAAACACAATAAAAGAAGTTCTGCCTGATGAGGCGGTTACTAGAGCTCTTAACAATTTCTCTTACGGAAAAGGTAAAGTGATTCTAGTAGCTGCTGGAAAGGCGGCTTGGCAAATGGCCGCAGCAGCAAAAAAGGTTCTTAAAAGATTAGATGGCGGCATTGTAATAACAAAATATGATCATGTTAAAGGCAATATTGAGGGGATACAATGCTTTGAAACAGGGCATCCAGTACCTGATCAAAATAGCTTTGATGCGACAAAAAAAGCTATTGAATTAGTGGAAGGTTTAACAGAAGATGACACGGTTATATTTTTACTTTCCGGTGGTGGAAGTGCTCTGTTTGAATTGCCATTAATTTCTGGTGAAGAACTACAAGACATTACAAAGCAGTTACTTGCTAGTGGTGCAGATATAGTAGAGATAAACACTATTCGAAAGCGTCTTAGTAAAGTAAAGGGCGGCAGATTTGCTTTAGCATGCGCTCCAGCCAAAGTATTTAGCATTGTGCTTAGTGATATAGTTGGAGATCCGCTTGATATGATAGCAAGTGGCCCGGCATATCCGGATTTTTCTACATGTGATGAAGCAAAGGAAATAGTTCGTAAATACAATATTAAGCTTTCTAAGGATGCTGAAGAGCTATTAGATAAAGAAACTCCTAAAGAATTAAAAAATGTTGAAACTCACATAACTGGATCTGTACGAGAGCTTTGTAGAGCTGCTGCTAGCAACAGTGGAAAGTTAGGTTACAAGCCTATTATTCTGACAGATGAGCTATGCTGTGAGGCGAGAGAAGCAGGAAGTTTTCTTGCTAGCATCGCAAAGACAAAAGCAAAGGACAATGAAAGGCTGGCCATTATTGCTGGTGGAGAGACAGTGGTTCATCTTACTGGTACAGGTAAAGGTGGAAGAAATCAGGAACTTGCACTCAGCGCTGCTATAGGAATAGCTGGAAATATAGGCATGGCAGTAGCATCAGTTGGCAGTGATGGAACAGATGGTCCAACAGATGCCGCTGGAGGCTATGTTGATAACGAGACTTATCAAGAATTACTATCTAAAGGAATCAATATACATGATGTTCTTAAAGATAACGATGCATACAATGCATTAAAAGCAGTTGATGGTCTGATAATAACTGGTGCAACAGGAACGAACGTGAATGATGTTGCTATAGCACTGATTGATATCTAA
- a CDS encoding EAL domain-containing protein, with translation MMTFPKRNIIVLLLISLMIASLFNGPVLATDLSDKETIIVGVPSDRCPIFYTDDSSKNIVGIGIDLMSLAAENAGYNVNFKIIEDSSLKDALDNPNYDLVMPFGSSINSTSGQPSIVSDNLMTTPFTIVTLSSGYIQSLEQIKVGMLQSMAGVADTVHTLYPSMNLVLYETMPDCVNALRKGDVDALLYNSYVWSYVLQKPLYSDLEVQPTTMFLMDFRVGAVDTPKSQELINQINVGISKINDNQRQAIILDYTSRRLYKNDFFDYLYIYGNLIIIFGLLLVFIILHFVSKQYAIRKEQDEQIRQLIEYDALTGTLSLDGFRKKVKTLLRENPTLTYLISYNNIKNFKFINDKMGMNSGNDLLVFWADKTMNYLSEKEAVARIGADHFAVLAIVPDDNNLLNQEKTVFEPVKNYYINQGIDYTVQLCSGIYVLTRDDYSDINVDKMLDYAHLAEKKARNSVSGGGYEIYNTDQWEKGKMVADICGHFSTAVKNNEIQVWYQPQVNYKTSKIVGAEASCRWNHEKLGWISPDIFIPILEQTGLIYDLDCLIWDKVCQDLHRWNEKGIQHSISINLSRYDIEKNNNIADYFNNLVRNYNIAPSQLRIEITERAYVEDTELLLKTTTALQRYGFIVEMDDFGSGYSSLNMLKEVPVDGIKLDYIFLKDEKNKEKSKIIINYIIKMLLQLKFNFIAEGVETKEQAQFLLNIDCEQMQGYYFYKPMPVTDFELLDFDDINNKTANRA, from the coding sequence ATGATGACATTTCCAAAAAGAAATATAATAGTACTTCTACTTATTTCATTAATGATTGCTTCCCTGTTTAATGGGCCAGTTTTGGCTACAGATTTGTCCGATAAGGAAACCATAATAGTTGGTGTACCTTCAGATAGATGCCCTATTTTTTATACTGATGATTCGTCTAAAAATATTGTAGGTATTGGAATTGATTTAATGAGTCTTGCGGCAGAAAATGCTGGTTATAATGTAAATTTTAAGATCATAGAAGACTCATCACTTAAAGACGCACTAGACAACCCTAATTATGATTTGGTAATGCCTTTTGGCAGTTCTATAAATAGTACCTCAGGACAACCTTCAATCGTATCAGATAATCTTATGACAACACCTTTCACGATTGTCACTTTGAGTAGCGGTTACATTCAATCTTTAGAACAAATAAAGGTTGGAATGCTACAATCGATGGCAGGTGTTGCTGATACTGTTCACACTTTGTATCCAAGTATGAATCTTGTTTTGTATGAAACTATGCCTGATTGTGTGAATGCTCTTCGAAAAGGTGATGTTGACGCATTACTTTACAACTCTTATGTATGGAGTTATGTGCTTCAAAAACCATTATATTCAGATTTAGAAGTTCAACCAACAACAATGTTCTTAATGGATTTTAGAGTTGGTGCTGTTGATACCCCCAAAAGTCAGGAGCTAATAAACCAGATTAATGTGGGCATTTCTAAGATTAATGATAATCAACGTCAGGCGATTATATTGGATTATACATCTCGGCGTCTGTATAAAAATGATTTCTTTGACTACTTATATATCTATGGCAATCTAATCATTATATTTGGATTATTATTGGTTTTTATTATTCTGCATTTCGTTTCAAAACAATATGCAATAAGAAAAGAGCAAGATGAGCAAATCCGCCAATTAATTGAGTATGATGCTCTTACTGGAACCTTAAGTCTTGATGGTTTCCGTAAAAAAGTTAAAACGCTATTAAGGGAGAACCCAACTTTAACGTATTTAATATCTTATAACAATATTAAGAACTTTAAATTTATAAACGATAAAATGGGTATGAATTCAGGTAATGATCTTTTAGTTTTTTGGGCTGATAAAACCATGAATTACCTGTCTGAAAAAGAAGCTGTTGCAAGAATAGGGGCTGATCATTTTGCAGTCCTAGCCATCGTTCCTGACGACAATAATCTTCTTAATCAAGAAAAGACTGTATTTGAACCAGTCAAGAACTATTATATAAACCAAGGTATCGACTATACAGTCCAATTATGCAGTGGCATTTATGTTTTAACAAGAGATGATTATTCAGATATTAATGTTGATAAGATGTTGGATTATGCCCATTTAGCAGAAAAGAAAGCTCGCAATTCTGTCTCAGGTGGGGGATATGAAATATACAATACTGACCAATGGGAAAAAGGTAAAATGGTTGCCGACATCTGTGGTCATTTTTCAACAGCTGTAAAGAATAATGAAATACAAGTATGGTACCAACCACAAGTTAATTATAAGACAAGCAAAATAGTTGGTGCCGAGGCCTCATGTAGATGGAACCACGAAAAGTTAGGCTGGATAAGTCCTGACATATTTATACCTATATTGGAACAAACAGGGCTTATCTATGATTTAGATTGCTTAATATGGGATAAAGTATGTCAAGACCTCCATAGATGGAATGAAAAGGGTATCCAACATTCCATTTCGATAAACTTATCACGTTATGACATTGAAAAAAATAACAACATTGCGGACTATTTCAACAATCTGGTACGAAATTATAATATCGCTCCGTCACAGCTAAGGATTGAAATTACTGAAAGAGCATATGTTGAAGATACTGAGCTTCTACTAAAAACAACTACTGCCCTTCAAAGATATGGTTTTATTGTTGAAATGGATGATTTTGGTAGTGGCTATTCTTCATTAAATATGCTTAAAGAGGTTCCTGTTGACGGAATAAAGCTAGATTACATCTTTTTAAAGGACGAGAAGAACAAAGAAAAAAGCAAAATCATTATTAACTATATAATCAAAATGCTTTTGCAGCTTAAATTCAACTTTATTGCTGAAGGTGTCGAAACCAAAGAACAGGCTCAATTTCTTTTAAATATAGATTGCGAACAAATGCAAGGATATTATTTTTATAAACCTATGCCTGTAACTGATTTTGAATTATTAGATTTCGATGACATAAATAATAAAACCGCCAATAGAGCATAG
- a CDS encoding nuclease-related domain-containing protein — MSEIYLISLIVGIVAVFILIFWLGINIEDPVERAGKRGEEVATDIISRVLKDDDILLTNVKISFEGSRSEIDNLIINSHGVFIIEVKNYVGELVGGLDDYEWKKYKTTPGGDIYCKTVKNPIKQVKRQIYILSHILRQHKLDVWVDGYVILLEKNSPVDDDMILESLSDIDKAIHGLGSNHLSDREIDIIADIFD, encoded by the coding sequence ATGAGTGAAATCTATTTAATATCACTTATAGTAGGCATAGTTGCTGTCTTTATACTGATATTTTGGCTAGGTATAAATATTGAGGATCCAGTTGAACGTGCTGGCAAAAGAGGAGAAGAGGTAGCAACTGACATAATTAGTCGAGTATTAAAAGATGATGATATCTTGCTTACAAATGTAAAGATATCGTTTGAGGGAAGCCGCTCTGAAATAGATAATTTAATTATTAATTCTCATGGTGTTTTTATCATCGAGGTTAAGAATTACGTTGGCGAGTTGGTTGGAGGCTTGGACGATTATGAGTGGAAGAAGTATAAGACCACTCCAGGTGGAGATATCTACTGCAAGACAGTAAAGAATCCTATTAAACAAGTTAAAAGACAGATTTACATACTATCCCATATTTTGAGACAGCATAAACTTGATGTGTGGGTAGATGGATATGTCATTTTACTTGAGAAAAACAGTCCTGTAGATGACGATATGATTCTTGAAAGCTTATCAGATATAGATAAAGCTATTCATGGGCTAGGAAGCAATCATCTTTCTGATAGGGAGATAGATATAATTGCAGATATTTTTGATTGA
- a CDS encoding LysR family transcriptional regulator — protein sequence MEIKNLRYFLAVAREENMSKAAEQLHVSQPTLSKTLKALEEELGKKLFVRHSFSISLTDEGMLLRDRAQDLVAMSDKIEQEFNTLDDITGGDIYLGLAESYQIRYLAREIYKLKEKYPNFTYHITSGDTEQVTEKLDKGILDFAVLCETPDSNKYEYVKFPEADIWGAIMSSSHPLAKKKSIRVSDLIEQPLFVSEQSWNNEIKTWAKDRYPELKLEGSFRLSYNGSVFARENLGILLTFKNLINTEGTDMVFRPLSPELKSDLYLIWNKYQTFTPIADKFLEQIKKAFK from the coding sequence ATGGAAATAAAAAATCTCAGATACTTTCTTGCAGTTGCAAGGGAAGAAAACATGTCTAAGGCTGCCGAACAGCTTCATGTATCGCAACCTACTCTTTCAAAGACATTAAAAGCTCTAGAGGAAGAACTTGGGAAAAAACTATTTGTCAGGCACAGCTTCAGCATTTCCCTTACAGATGAGGGAATGCTTCTGCGTGACCGTGCCCAGGATCTTGTGGCTATGTCAGATAAAATAGAACAGGAATTTAATACTTTGGATGATATAACTGGTGGTGATATTTACCTTGGGCTGGCAGAAAGCTATCAGATAAGATACCTTGCCAGAGAAATCTATAAATTAAAAGAAAAATACCCAAACTTCACTTATCACATAACCAGCGGAGATACTGAGCAGGTTACGGAAAAGCTTGATAAGGGTATTTTAGACTTTGCTGTGCTTTGTGAAACACCCGACAGCAATAAATATGAATATGTAAAATTTCCGGAAGCAGATATATGGGGAGCAATCATGTCTTCATCTCACCCTCTGGCAAAGAAAAAATCCATCCGTGTCTCTGACCTTATTGAACAACCTTTATTTGTTTCTGAACAAAGCTGGAACAATGAAATCAAGACATGGGCCAAGGACAGATATCCGGAGCTTAAGCTTGAAGGTTCTTTTAGACTTTCCTATAACGGTTCTGTATTTGCAAGAGAAAACCTCGGAATTCTTCTTACATTTAAAAATCTGATAAACACTGAAGGAACTGATATGGTATTTAGACCTCTTTCACCTGAACTGAAGTCAGACCTATATCTCATATGGAATAAGTATCAGACCTTTACTCCTATTGCTGATAAGTTTCTGGAGCAGATAAAAAAAGCTTTCAAGTAA
- a CDS encoding alpha/beta hydrolase yields MIRKEELNLVTEWDKTFEKSDKVDHSKVTFVNRYGITLAADMYVPKNVEGKLPAIAVSGPFGAVKEQCSGLYAQTMAERGFLTIAFDPSFTGESGGNVRYMASPDINTEDFMAAVDFLSLNEKVDADRIGIIGICGWGGMAVNTAALDTRIKATAAMTMYDMTRVNAKGYFDSADSEEARYQMKAAMCAQRLEDLKAGEYKLGGGVVDSLPEDAPFFVKDYYDYYKTDRGYHKRSLNSNGGWNVIGCESFVNQPILKYSNEIRSAVLLVHGEKAHSCYFSKDAYADMIKDSKYAGNKELMIIPDAVHTDLYDGGDKNYIPFDKLESFFKENLK; encoded by the coding sequence ATGATTAGAAAAGAAGAATTGAACCTTGTAACTGAGTGGGATAAGACATTTGAGAAAAGTGATAAGGTAGACCACAGCAAAGTAACATTTGTAAACAGATATGGAATTACCCTTGCGGCTGATATGTATGTTCCAAAGAATGTAGAAGGTAAGCTTCCTGCAATTGCTGTAAGTGGACCATTTGGCGCAGTAAAGGAGCAGTGCTCAGGCCTATATGCCCAGACAATGGCAGAAAGAGGCTTCTTAACAATTGCTTTCGATCCATCCTTTACAGGAGAGTCTGGTGGAAATGTAAGATACATGGCATCTCCTGATATCAACACAGAAGATTTCATGGCTGCAGTGGATTTCCTTTCATTAAATGAGAAGGTAGATGCTGATAGGATTGGAATTATCGGTATCTGCGGCTGGGGCGGAATGGCTGTGAATACTGCAGCCCTCGATACCAGAATCAAAGCTACAGCTGCTATGACTATGTACGATATGACAAGAGTTAATGCCAAGGGATATTTTGATTCAGCGGATAGCGAAGAAGCCAGATATCAGATGAAAGCCGCCATGTGTGCACAGAGACTAGAAGACTTGAAGGCAGGAGAATATAAGCTTGGCGGTGGAGTGGTAGATTCCCTTCCAGAGGATGCACCATTCTTTGTAAAAGACTACTATGATTATTACAAGACAGATAGAGGTTATCACAAGAGAAGTCTCAATTCCAATGGAGGCTGGAATGTAATTGGCTGTGAATCTTTCGTTAATCAGCCAATACTTAAGTACAGCAATGAAATTAGAAGTGCAGTTTTACTTGTTCACGGAGAAAAGGCACACTCATGCTATTTCTCAAAAGATGCATATGCAGATATGATTAAAGACAGTAAGTATGCAGGCAATAAGGAACTTATGATAATTCCTGATGCGGTACACACGGATTTATATGATGGTGGAGATAAGAATTATATTCCTTTTGATAAGCTGGAGAGTTTCTTTAAGGAAAATTTGAAATAA
- a CDS encoding flavodoxin family protein: MSKVLVISTSLRAKSNSDILTEKLIEGAKASGHDVEHISLKGKNIGFCIGCLVCQNTQKCVINDDALEIVDKVKRADTLVFVTPIYYYEMSGQMKTLLDRLNPLYPSDYKFRNVYMLSVAAENEELVPQKAESGLQGWVDCFEKAQFSGSLFCGGIGDMGEAFGKTEELNEAFKFGKSLR, encoded by the coding sequence ATGAGTAAAGTATTAGTTATTTCGACAAGCCTTCGTGCAAAAAGCAATTCAGATATACTTACTGAAAAGCTTATAGAAGGAGCAAAAGCATCAGGTCATGATGTGGAGCATATTAGTCTTAAAGGTAAGAATATAGGTTTTTGCATAGGATGTCTGGTCTGTCAGAATACTCAAAAATGCGTCATAAATGATGATGCTCTTGAGATAGTTGATAAAGTTAAGAGGGCAGATACCCTTGTTTTTGTAACACCGATTTATTACTACGAAATGAGCGGTCAGATGAAGACTCTTTTGGACAGGCTCAATCCTCTATATCCTTCAGATTATAAATTTAGAAATGTATATATGCTCTCTGTAGCAGCTGAGAATGAAGAGCTTGTTCCTCAGAAAGCTGAAAGTGGACTTCAGGGATGGGTTGATTGTTTCGAAAAGGCTCAGTTTTCTGGTTCCTTATTCTGTGGAGGTATAGGCGATATGGGTGAGGCATTCGGGAAAACAGAAGAGTTAAACGAAGCTTTCAAGTTTGGAAAGTCTTTAAGATAA